The Pseudonocardia sp. HH130630-07 DNA window CGCGGTCGCCGCGCTCGCTCGGGCGCAACCACGATGACGGGCGCCCCTCGGAAGGCAACCCTAGTCGAGATCCGCCATCCGTACGGACCGTCGGAGGACGGAACTCACATGCGGAGCGTGGCCGGACGGACGGGATGCGTTGCGCCACACCGCGGGACCGGAGCCACGGGCCGGGCGGTCCGGTGCCCGGCGATCCGCGGACGGGGCCGGGCACGACGACACGGAGAGTGACGATCACGGCGGGACGGACGCGGAACGTCGCCGGATGGAGTGATTGACCCTCCCCGTCACGAATCCTTCGGACCGCGACTCGTTGGTCGGGGCGACGCACCTTCCGCACCGGAGGGTGCGACACACCGGACGAGACCAGGACACGACGGCGGTTCCCCGGCCGCCGTCAGCACGGAGGTAGACCCACCATGAAGCCGAACTCGCGACGCATCGCCGCCGTTGCCGGTGCCCTTGCGGTGGCCGGCGTGACCGGGATCGGCGTGGTCGCCGGCACCGCGACGGCCGCCGGCAGCGGCACCTGCACCTCGAGCGTCAACGTGCGCTCCGAGCCCTCCGAGACGGCGCCGATCGTCGGCGTCTGCGAGCGGGGCGAGACGACGTCGGTCGGCGAGGCCGAGGACGGCTTCGTCGAGCTGCCCGAGTACGGCGGCTGGGCCGTCGCCGACTACGTCTCGACCTCGGGCGCCACGGCCCCGAACACCCGATCGTCGGAGGACGTCACGAGCCCGCGCGGCACGGACGGCATGAGCAGCGCCGAGCGCTCGGCGTCGCCGACCACCGGCAGCATGCCCCGCTCCTCGACCGGCTCCACCGAGCGCAGCAGCTCGCCGGAGTCCTCGGCCGACCCGTCGGCCACCCCGGAGCGCAGCAGCAGCCCGTCGATCTTCTCCGAGGACGACGAGGACTGAGCCACCCGTCGCGGCCCGGGCCCGTTGCGGCCCGGGCCCCGGCGGATCCCCGGACACCGGGCCGATCGCCCGGGGTCCGCTGCGCGGTCAGGGCAGGCGCGGCGTGACCGCGTCCCAGATCCGGGAGGCCAGCAGGGCCTTGGATCCCATGGGGAGTTCCTCCTCGCCGCCGTCACGGGCGAGCAGCCATCCGGCGTTGTCGAGGGTCCCGAACGCCTTGCCGTCACCGACCGCGTTCACCACGAGCAGGTCACAGCCCTTGCGGGCGAGCTTCGCGCGCCCGTGGTGCAGCACCCCGCCCTCGGAGTCCCCGGTCTCGGCGGCGAAACCGACGACCACCTGGCCGGGCCGGGGCGGGTCGTGCACGAGACCGGCGAGGATGTCCGGGTTCTGCTCCAGCCGCAGCGGCTCCGGTTCCGCACTGCCGCGCTTGATCTTGTCCGCGGCGGTGGCGACCGGCCGGAAGTCGGCGACGGCGGCCGCCATCACGACGACGTCCGCGTCCGTCGCCGCGCCCCGCACGGCCGCCTCCATCGCCGCGGCGGTCCCCGCCGGGACGAGATCGACACCGGCCGGGACCGTGAGGTCGGCGGTGTGCCCGGCGACCAGGGTGACCCGCGCGCCACGCTGCGCCGCGACCCGGGCGAGCGCCCAGCCCTGCCGCCCCGAGGAGCGGTTACCCAGGTAGCGGACCGGATCGAGGTTCTCCCGGGTGCCACCGGCGCTCACGACGACGTGCCGGCCCGCGAGATCGAGGGGCAGCGCGTCGGGGCGCTCCAGCAGCAGCCGGGCCACGTCGAAGATCTCGGCCGGGTCGGGCAGCCGGCCCTTGCCGGTGTCGGCACCGGTGAGACGCCCGGACGCCGGTTCCAGCACGACCGTGCCCCTGGCCCGGAGCAGGGCGACGTTGTCCCGGGTCGCCGGGTGCTCCCACATCTCGGTGTGCATC harbors:
- a CDS encoding SH3 domain-containing protein, giving the protein MKPNSRRIAAVAGALAVAGVTGIGVVAGTATAAGSGTCTSSVNVRSEPSETAPIVGVCERGETTSVGEAEDGFVELPEYGGWAVADYVSTSGATAPNTRSSEDVTSPRGTDGMSSAERSASPTTGSMPRSSTGSTERSSSPESSADPSATPERSSSPSIFSEDDED
- the coaBC gene encoding bifunctional phosphopantothenoylcysteine decarboxylase/phosphopantothenate--cysteine ligase CoaBC, which encodes MAETVPEVLLGVAGGIAAYKSAELLRRLTESGHAVRVVPTEAALEFVGAATFEALSGRPVATGVFSDAHEVPHVALGRRADLVVVAPATADLMARLAHGRSDDLLTAALLTARCPVLLAPAMHTEMWEHPATRDNVALLRARGTVVLEPASGRLTGADTGKGRLPDPAEIFDVARLLLERPDALPLDLAGRHVVVSAGGTRENLDPVRYLGNRSSGRQGWALARVAAQRGARVTLVAGHTADLTVPAGVDLVPAGTAAAMEAAVRGAATDADVVVMAAAVADFRPVATAADKIKRGSAEPEPLRLEQNPDILAGLVHDPPRPGQVVVGFAAETGDSEGGVLHHGRAKLARKGCDLLVVNAVGDGKAFGTLDNAGWLLARDGGEEELPMGSKALLASRIWDAVTPRLP